In Rosa chinensis cultivar Old Blush chromosome 1, RchiOBHm-V2, whole genome shotgun sequence, a genomic segment contains:
- the LOC112167453 gene encoding 65-kDa microtubule-associated protein 9 — translation MFSQSSSNRFLQIETKSGCFLQELQKIWDEVGVPNVERDTMLLKIEQQCVDVFRTKVDEAEQCKAQLQQAIANCEAEFLDICAVLGEKPPDFDHKISGSLKKEFEIIIPQLEVMKKRKIERKDQFFSVLDQLQRLSTEISRSLEDNLYKMVVEETDLSLKRLAELHRQLLEYQDEKRNRLKLIMDHMSMLNSLCLVLGMDFKHTIHEIHPTLDDLNGEKDVTNSTIEGLANSVQILREVKIQRWQRLEMFASALLEMWNLMDTPMEEQKKFQNVTSRIAASESEITEPNILSVDLLNDVEAEVSKLEQLKSSKLKEILLKKKLELEEVCRQSHMVTEILSAAEYSNEAIESGAVDPACLLEQIELQIARAKEEALSRKEILEKIEKWLAACQEESWLEEYNRDDNRYTAGRGAHLTLKRAEKARVLVNKIPAMVETLTSKATGWEKERGLEFLYDGSELLSMLKQYSMLRQEKEQEKQRHRDHKKFQGQLLAEKEVLYGSKHSASKSGKKVSDRKMSLGGPLMRNQKIEKAALHVLHPIKKGDSLNQRSSHQQYSGVEALSFGRRGSEFSGHSVKNQPSTAAKAREMESPLIRKPLSPVSSKVSSKANTLNFLEDQKRQQKKNIESVHLFKEVPIMSPSIEAVPLFSEVPIMTPSKPIIVNDEENSTPKTMPIQVPPTPSTILVHTLTATPATPFTSGAHNKFEKSGRQVEYSFEEVRAGFNRPKSYNAGS, via the exons ATGTTCAGTCAGAGTAGCAGTAATCGGTTTTTGCAGATAGAAACAAAGTCTGGATGTTTTCTGCAGGAACTGCAG AAAATATGGGATGAAGTAGGAGTGCCTAATGTTGAAAGGGATACAATGCTTTTAAAAATCGAGCAGCAGTGTGTGGATGTGTTTAGGACAAAAGTTGATGAGGCGGAACAGTGTAAAGCTCAACTGCAGCAAGCAATTGCTAATTGTGAAGCAGAGTTTCTAGACATATGTGCTGTTCTGGGTGAGAAACCACCAGAT TTTGATCATAAGATCAGTGGAAGTTTGAAGAAAGAGTTTGAAATCATTATCCCACAATTGGAGGTCATGAAGAAGCGGAAAATTGAAAGGAAGGACCAATTTTTTTCTGTCTTGGATCAGTTACAGAGACTTTCGACTGAAATAAGCAGGTCCTTGGAAGATAATCTGTACAAAATGGTGGTGGAAGAGACTGACTTGTCCTTGAAAAGGCTAGCAGAACTACATAGGCAGTTGCTTGAATATCAAGATGAGAAG AGGAACCGTTTGAAGCTGATAATGGACCACATGAGCATGCTAAACTCTCTGTGCTTGGTTCTTGGTATGGATTTTAAACACACAATTCATGAAATCCACCCCACCTTAGATGATCTTAATGGAGAAAAAGACGTAACGAACAGCACAATCGAGGGTTTGGCTAATTCGGTTCAGATATTGAGAGAGGTCAAGATACAGAGATGGCAGAGG CTTGAAATGTTCGCAAGTGCCCTCTTGGAGATGTGGAATCTGATGGATACACCCATGGAGGAGCAAAAGAAATTTCAGAATGTAACTAGTCGCATAGCTGCTTCAGAATCTGAAATCACTGAGCCTAACATTCTTTCTGTAGACCTTCTAAATGAT GTTGAAGCTGAAGTGTCAAAGTTGGAGCAGCTCAAGTCAAGTAAGCTCAAAGAGATCCTTCTGAAAAAGAAGTTGGAACTGGAGGAGGTATGCAGACAGTCTCACATGGTTACAGAAATACTGAGTGCTGCAGAATACTCAAATGAAGCTATAGAGTCTg GAGCTGTGGACCCTGCATGCCTGTTGGAACAAATTGAGCTTCAAATTGCAAGGGCAAAAGAGGAAGCTCTAAGCAGGAAAGAAATACTAGAAAAGATTGAAAAGTGGTTGGCTGCTTGTCAAGAAGAATCCTGGCTAGAGGAGTACAATAGG GATGATAATCGCTATACAGCAGGAAGAGGTGCTCATCTTACTTTGAAACGTGCAGAAAAAGCGCGTGTTTTAGTAAACAAAATTCCCG CAATGGTGGAAACATTAACTTCAAAAGCCACAGGttgggaaaaagaaagaggaCTAGAATTCTTGTACGATGGT AGCGAATTGCTATCAATGCTCAAACAATATAGCATGCTAAGGCAAGAGAAAGAGCAAGAAAAGCAAAGACACAGA GACCACAAAAAATTTCAAGGACAACTGCTAGCTGAGAAGGAAGTACTTTATGGGTCAAAACACAGTGCATCTAAGAGTGGGAAGAAGGTTTCCGATCGAAAAATGTCTCTTGGTGGGCCATTAATGCGAAACCAGAAGATTGAGAAAGCTGCTCTACATGTCCTCCACCCTATAAAGAAGGGTGACTCTCTCAATCAAAGGAGCTCTCACCAGCAATACAGTGGAGTAGAAGCTCTATCCTTTG GGAGGAGAGGCTCAGAGTTTTCTGGTCATTCAGTGAAGAACCAACCATCCACTGCTGCAAAGGCTCGTGAGATGGAATCGCCATTGATTCGGAAACCCCTTTCTCCTGTCTCTTCCAAAGTGTCATCGAAGGCCAACACTCTAAATTTCCTTGAAGATCAGAAAAGACAACAGAAGAAAAACATCGAATCAGTACATCTTTTTAAAGAAGTCCCCATCATGTCACCTTCCATTGAAGCAGTACCTCTTTTCAGTGAAGTGCCCATCATGACCCCTTCCAAGCCAATAATCGTCAATGATGAAGAGAACAGTACCCCCAAGACAATGCCAATTCAAGTGCCTCCCACTCCTTCAACAATATTAGTTCATACACTGACAGCCACACCAGCTACACCTTTCACCTCTGGTGCTCACAACAAGTTTGAGAAATCTGGTCGACAAGTTGAATACTCGTTCGAGGAGGTGAGAGCTGGTTTCAACCGTCCTAAATCATACAATGCAGGCAGTTAG